In Terriglobales bacterium, the genomic stretch TCCCGCGCAACCTTGACCAGCTCACTACGGTTGCGCGAATTTGCCGCGCGCCAGGTAATTCATGGCCAACGCGGTTGTGTACACGGTGATGTTGGTCAGGTGTTCGGCCTCGCCAGCAATTTCGACCCGCAGTCCCAGTTGCTCCACGCGGGTCTGGATGGCTTCGACCAGCTTCTTGATGATCGGCCGCTGCACGCCCGACCAGTACGTCACCTTGTCGGTCAGGGCCTTGCGATGTTGCTTCAGAAACTCGGCGGCGCTGCGCACCCCTTTGCGGCGCCGCTTCGATGCCACGAAAATGTCGATCAGGTCGGGATCCAGGGCCAGGTCCGACAATAAGGCGTCGTTCGCCAGCAGTTGCTGGTAGAAATCGGCGACCGTGTCCCGCATTTCCGACACCGTAATGTCGGTGTCTCCTTGCGCGCGCAGCGGCGGCGTGTCGCCCAGCTTGCGGGCGATGCGATTCATGTAATTCAGCTTCGCCATTGCCGGCCAGCCCTTGTACCGGGTGCGCCAGCGCGAACCCGGCGTCAGCCAAACGGCAAACGTCTCGGCGAAATCCTCATCGGGATGTTTCTGCGCGTACCAGCCCGCCATGTGTCGCACAAAGCTTCGCGAGAATGGGACCGGACGGTAATTATCGCGATAAGCGCGGCGGAAGGACCCGAATAGCTGCCGCCATTCCGGCGTCTTGTAGAGCTGGTAGGCGTAGTTGAAGGCGTGCCCGGCTTCGTGGCGGAGATACATCATGATCTCGCGTGCGTCCTCGAGATCATTCATCTCCCGCTCCAACTTGGACAGTTGCGGATTCGCCAGGTAGAACGGTATGCCCACCACCGGCTCGCCCGACGGGCATCCCCATTCATCCGTCAGATAGCACGGCGGGCGAAACTGCTTCAGGCCTTTGCGCTCGCACTCGCGGTAGAGCTGCTGCACGAAGCGCTCCAGCGGGGAGCCGTCCAGGCG encodes the following:
- a CDS encoding putative zinc-binding metallopeptidase; this translates as MRAFETAPADVQEILNKPICDLGLRLDGSPLERFVQQLYRECERKGLKQFRPPCYLTDEWGCPSGEPVVGIPFYLANPQLSKLEREMNDLEDAREIMMYLRHEAGHAFNYAYQLYKTPEWRQLFGSFRRAYRDNYRPVPFSRSFVRHMAGWYAQKHPDEDFAETFAVWLTPGSRWRTRYKGWPAMAKLNYMNRIARKLGDTPPLRAQGDTDITVSEMRDTVADFYQQLLANDALLSDLALDPDLIDIFVASKRRRKGVRSAAEFLKQHRKALTDKVTYWSGVQRPIIKKLVEAIQTRVEQLGLRVEIAGEAEHLTNITVYTTALAMNYLARGKFAQP